A window from Pseudomonas frederiksbergensis encodes these proteins:
- the dauA gene encoding C4-dicarboxylic acid transporter DauA, with translation MSFSVPPLFAAWRQTWRAGYSLRRLRGDISAGVTVGIIAIPLAMALAIAVGVPPQHGLYTVLIAAPLIALTGGSRFNVSGPTAAFVVILLPITQQYGLGGLLLCTMLAGVILIALGLIRAGRLIQYIPYPVTLGFTAGIGIVIATLQLKDFLGLNTPGQAEHYIEQLGVLILALPSARLGDGIIGISCLAVLIVWPRWVPRIPGHLVALTIGALLGLALEHGGLPVATLGERFSYMVEGVSHPGIPPFLPSFDWPWNLPGPDGQPLHLSYDLIRQLLAPAFAIAMLGAIESLLCAVVADGMTGSKHDPNAELLGQGLGNLIAPLFGGITATAAIARSATNVRSGAFSPLAAIIHSAVVLLAILVLAPLFSYLPMAALAALLVMVAWNMSEARHVLHTLRIAPRSDVLVLLTCLSLTVLFDMVMAVAVGLLLAAGLFIKRMSDLTDTAELPREFHQALRDMPEHVRCYAIRGPLFFGAAEKALGVLRKFSPEVKVVIVEMSAVPMLDMTALAAFDNILRDYRTDGIGLILVGTAPRVRLKLRRAGIHREQRQLAYVNNLEQARRKSERWLAGQD, from the coding sequence ATGTCGTTCTCCGTTCCCCCGTTGTTCGCCGCCTGGCGTCAGACCTGGCGCGCTGGTTACTCCCTCAGACGCTTACGCGGCGACATCAGCGCCGGGGTAACGGTAGGGATTATCGCCATCCCGCTGGCCATGGCGCTGGCGATTGCCGTGGGTGTACCGCCTCAGCATGGGTTGTATACGGTGCTGATCGCGGCGCCCCTGATCGCCCTGACAGGAGGTTCACGTTTCAATGTCAGTGGGCCGACCGCTGCCTTCGTGGTCATTCTGTTACCCATCACCCAACAATATGGCCTGGGCGGTTTGCTGCTGTGCACCATGCTGGCCGGCGTCATTCTCATAGCCTTGGGGCTGATCCGAGCCGGGCGGTTGATCCAGTACATTCCGTATCCGGTTACCCTGGGTTTTACCGCCGGGATCGGCATTGTCATCGCAACCCTGCAATTGAAGGATTTTCTGGGCCTGAACACTCCCGGCCAGGCAGAGCACTACATCGAACAGTTGGGTGTACTGATTCTGGCCTTGCCCAGCGCCCGGTTGGGGGACGGGATCATCGGCATCAGCTGCCTGGCGGTTCTGATTGTCTGGCCACGGTGGGTGCCGAGGATTCCGGGGCATCTGGTGGCGCTGACCATCGGCGCGCTCCTGGGGTTGGCGCTGGAGCACGGCGGGCTGCCGGTGGCGACATTGGGCGAGCGTTTCAGCTATATGGTCGAAGGCGTCAGCCATCCCGGGATTCCGCCGTTTCTACCGAGCTTCGATTGGCCGTGGAATCTTCCCGGCCCGGACGGCCAGCCTTTGCACCTGTCTTACGATCTGATTCGTCAGCTACTCGCACCGGCGTTCGCCATTGCCATGCTCGGGGCCATCGAATCCTTGCTGTGTGCGGTGGTGGCGGATGGCATGACCGGCAGCAAACACGATCCGAATGCAGAACTGCTGGGCCAGGGCCTGGGCAACCTGATCGCACCACTGTTCGGCGGCATTACCGCCACGGCGGCGATCGCCCGCAGTGCCACCAACGTGCGCAGCGGAGCGTTTTCGCCATTGGCGGCCATTATTCACAGTGCTGTGGTGCTGCTGGCGATACTCGTCCTCGCACCGCTTTTCAGCTATCTGCCGATGGCTGCTCTGGCCGCGTTGCTGGTGATGGTGGCGTGGAACATGAGCGAGGCCCGGCACGTGCTGCATACCTTGCGCATCGCGCCCCGCAGCGATGTGCTGGTGTTGCTGACCTGCCTGAGCCTGACGGTGTTGTTCGACATGGTGATGGCTGTCGCCGTCGGCCTGCTGCTGGCCGCCGGTCTGTTCATCAAGCGCATGAGCGACCTCACGGACACCGCCGAACTGCCTCGCGAATTCCATCAAGCCTTACGGGATATGCCGGAGCATGTTCGTTGTTATGCGATACGCGGGCCGCTGTTTTTCGGTGCCGCCGAAAAAGCCCTGGGCGTGCTGCGCAAATTCAGTCCGGAGGTCAAAGTGGTGATCGTCGAGATGAGCGCCGTGCCCATGCTGGACATGACGGCACTGGCTGCCTTCGACAATATCCTGAGGGATTACCGCACCGACGGCATCGGCCTGATTCTGGTAGGAACCGCTCCACGGGTACGCCTGAAACTCAGGCGCGCGGGGATTCATCGGGAGCAGCGCCAGTTGGCCTATGTGAATAATCTGGAACAGGCTCGACGCAAAAGCGAACGCTGGCTCGCCGGACAGGACTGA
- a CDS encoding PA4642 family protein, giving the protein MRKDKKQVIGDEIGDEQIKLFLDFEPVDATSPSLHKLIKAYRGLRIDDFERFLTFFVEAGLDLNGKDEHGNDFVALIKDQRNAAEYIELIEKARG; this is encoded by the coding sequence ATGCGTAAAGATAAGAAGCAAGTGATTGGTGACGAGATCGGCGATGAGCAGATCAAGCTGTTCCTCGATTTCGAACCGGTCGACGCCACGTCGCCGTCGCTGCACAAACTGATCAAGGCCTATCGCGGCCTGCGCATCGATGACTTCGAACGTTTCCTGACGTTCTTCGTCGAAGCCGGTCTGGATCTGAACGGCAAGGATGAGCACGGCAATGACTTCGTCGCCCTGATCAAGGATCAGCGTAATGCGGCCGAGTACATCGAATTGATCGAAAAGGCTCGCGGTTAA